A stretch of Malus sylvestris chromosome 11, drMalSylv7.2, whole genome shotgun sequence DNA encodes these proteins:
- the LOC126591584 gene encoding pheophytinase, chloroplastic-like isoform X2 — translation MVLEQTGPHHPHITSHKQTTNCYSDHWRKNLPVLSKSHRVYSIDLIGYGYSDKPNPRQFGETLFYTFETWASQLNDFCTDVVKGEAFFICNSIGGLVGLQAAVMEPQLCKGIMLLNISLRMLHITKQPWYGRPLIKSFQNLLRNTAVGKYFFKTVATPQSVRNILSQCYHDTSQVTEELVQKILLPGLEPGAVDVFLEFICYSGGPLPEELLPQLKCPVLIGWGDKDPWEPIELGREYGKFDSVEDFVVLPDVGHCPQDEAPDLVNPLIESFVARHAALPASISTTT, via the exons ATGGTTTTGGAGCAAACAGGTCCACATCATCCACATATTACTTCTCATAAGCAGACAACTAATTGCTATAG TGATCATTGGAGGAAAAATCTTCCAGTTCTTTCAAAATCACACAGGGTATACTCTATCGATCTTATTGGTTATGGGTACTCAGACAAACCAAATCCTCGTCAATTCGGGGAAACTTTGTTTTATACATTTGAGACATGGGCCAGCCAGCTAAATGATTTTTGTACTGATGTTGTCAAGGGTGAAGCATTCTTTATTTGCAACTCTATCGGAG GACTTGTCGGTCTTCAGGCAGCAGTTATGGAGCCACAGTTATGCAAGGGCATAATGCTTTTGAATATTTCTCTTCGTATGCTGCATATTACAAAGCAGCCTTGGTACGGGAGACCATTGATCAAATCCTTTCAGAACTTGCTGAG AAATACTGCTGTGGGCAAATACTTCTTCAAAACTGTTGCCACACCACAATCTGTCAGGAATATACTTAGCCAG TGCTACCACGACACCTCCCAAGTGACAGAGGAACTAGTTCAAAAAATCCTTCTTCCAGGACTTGAGCCTGGTGCTGTAGATGTGTTTCTGGAGTTCATTTGTTATTCGGGCGGCCCCCTTCCTGAGGAACTATTGCCTCAATTGAAG TGCCCTGTTTTGATTGGCTGGGGTGACAAGGATCCGTGGGAGCCAATTGAACTCGGACGTGAGTATGGAAAATTTGATTCTGTAGAAGACTTCGTTGTTCTTCCTGATGTTGGCCACTGCCctcag GATGAAGCACCTGACCTTGTAAATCCGCTGATCGAGTCCTTTGTGGCACGCCACGCTGCGCTCCCTGCCAGCATTTCCACGACTACCTGA
- the LOC126591584 gene encoding pheophytinase, chloroplastic-like isoform X1 — MASTSSPALSLSKLDFPLFSSQRKMQNLHQVKIPRRLSKFSGAKSNGFVLFSSLNGQTGETNPPSVEATTSVNNVSDVQVQSSIWNWRSYSIRYQHAGNSGPALVLIHGFGANSDHWRKNLPVLSKSHRVYSIDLIGYGYSDKPNPRQFGETLFYTFETWASQLNDFCTDVVKGEAFFICNSIGGLVGLQAAVMEPQLCKGIMLLNISLRMLHITKQPWYGRPLIKSFQNLLRNTAVGKYFFKTVATPQSVRNILSQCYHDTSQVTEELVQKILLPGLEPGAVDVFLEFICYSGGPLPEELLPQLKCPVLIGWGDKDPWEPIELGREYGKFDSVEDFVVLPDVGHCPQDEAPDLVNPLIESFVARHAALPASISTTT, encoded by the exons ATGGCAAGCACCAGCTCTCCCGCCCTGTCCTTGTCAAAACTGGATTTTCCACTATTTTCCTCTCAAAGAAAAATGCAAAATCTCCATCAAGTTAAGATTCCTCGCAGGTTGTCGAAGTTTTCTGGGGCTAAATCAAACGGGTTTGTCCTTTTTTCTTCACTGAATGGTCAAACTGGTGAGACCAACCCTCCAAGTGTTGAAGCAACCACTTCAGTAAACAATGTGTCTGACGTCCAAGTTCAAAGCAG TATATGGAACTGGAGGAGTTATTCTATTCGATATCAGCATGCTGGCAACAGTGGCCCGGCATTAGTTTTGATTCATGGTTTTGGAGCAAACAG TGATCATTGGAGGAAAAATCTTCCAGTTCTTTCAAAATCACACAGGGTATACTCTATCGATCTTATTGGTTATGGGTACTCAGACAAACCAAATCCTCGTCAATTCGGGGAAACTTTGTTTTATACATTTGAGACATGGGCCAGCCAGCTAAATGATTTTTGTACTGATGTTGTCAAGGGTGAAGCATTCTTTATTTGCAACTCTATCGGAG GACTTGTCGGTCTTCAGGCAGCAGTTATGGAGCCACAGTTATGCAAGGGCATAATGCTTTTGAATATTTCTCTTCGTATGCTGCATATTACAAAGCAGCCTTGGTACGGGAGACCATTGATCAAATCCTTTCAGAACTTGCTGAG AAATACTGCTGTGGGCAAATACTTCTTCAAAACTGTTGCCACACCACAATCTGTCAGGAATATACTTAGCCAG TGCTACCACGACACCTCCCAAGTGACAGAGGAACTAGTTCAAAAAATCCTTCTTCCAGGACTTGAGCCTGGTGCTGTAGATGTGTTTCTGGAGTTCATTTGTTATTCGGGCGGCCCCCTTCCTGAGGAACTATTGCCTCAATTGAAG TGCCCTGTTTTGATTGGCTGGGGTGACAAGGATCCGTGGGAGCCAATTGAACTCGGACGTGAGTATGGAAAATTTGATTCTGTAGAAGACTTCGTTGTTCTTCCTGATGTTGGCCACTGCCctcag GATGAAGCACCTGACCTTGTAAATCCGCTGATCGAGTCCTTTGTGGCACGCCACGCTGCGCTCCCTGCCAGCATTTCCACGACTACCTGA